The genome window ATTTCAGCGTATCACCCTACATAACAACGTTATAAATAAAGTCTATACACAGGATCTGACACTTACCCGGGTACTAAATAACCGTTGGTCATTATCAGTAGTATTACCCGTTGCGGATAATAGCCGTTCGCAGGTAAACAGCGGAACCCGTTTCAGCACGCACTCGTTTGGTATCGGCGATATTCATTTGGCGGGTTATGTTTGGTTGTTTAACCCGGCTAAAGCTAAAAATTGGAATGTGCAGGCCGGTTTAGGAATTAAATTTGCTACCGGAAACTACAATTACCAGGATTATTTTTTGAATGCAGCAACCGGGGTAAGAACACTCGGTGCAGTTGATCAGTCTATACAATTAGGCGATGGTGGTACAGGTATTACTGCTGAAATAAATGCCTATTACAATGTTACGCATCGTTTTGGCTTCTACGGGAATGTGTATTACCTGGCTAGTCCAAAAGACGTTAACGGTGTTCCAAGATCCGTAAACCCGGCAAGTGCAACAGCTATTGCAACAACCGGAGACGTTCTTAGTGTACCAGATCAGTTTTTAATAAGGTTTGGTGCAAGTTTAGTAGTAAATAAATTTGATTTTTCATTAGGAGTACGTGATGATTGTTTGCCTGTTAAGGATTTAGTTGGTGGCAATGATGGTTTCAGAAGGCCCGGTTATATAATTGCCGCCGAGCCCGGTGTAACTTACAGGATCGGAAAAAGCGTATCACTATACGGGTATGCGCCTATAGCAATAATTCGGGATCGTACGCAAAGCGTACCAGATATAAGAGCAACACAGTTAACAGGTACTTTTACACACGGGGATGCTGCGTTTGCAGATTACGTTGTTAATGTTGGAATAACATTCAAATTTTAAGAGTTAGTTGATTATTTGATTTATCAAAGCCGGGCGTGAGATACCCGGCTTTTTCTTTTATGTTTGTTTTTATAATAATCGCCTTTAAGAAATGAATACAGCTGATCAGAATTTTGCCGCGCTGGGTCTTAATCTTCCGCCGGCTCCAAAACCACTTGGGGTTTATAAGCCCTGTTTAATTGATGGTAAATACTTATATGTATCAGGCCATGGTACAGTGCAGGACGATGGAAGCCTGATTATTGGGCGGATTGGAGAAGCCCTGAGCCCGGAAGAAGGTAAACTAGCCGCAAGACAGGTTGGGTTAGCTATATTGGCTACCATTACAGCCAACCTGGGCACTTTAAATAAAGTTAAAAGGGTAATTAAAGTATTGGGGATGGTTAATTGCAAGCCTGACTTTGAAAAACATCCTTTCATTATAAATGGTTGCAGCGAATTATTTGCAAAGGTTTGGGGTGATGAAAACGGGATAGGAGTGCGCAGCGCTGTTGGAATGGGATCACTGCCGGATAATATCCCGGTAGAAATTGAAGCTTTATTTGAGCTGTTTTAGGTGAATGCACCTGCATGCAAATTTGGAACGATAAAAGAATAACCAATGAACGAACTCGATTGGTATTTTATAAAAGATATTGAAAATTTGGATACGCCTGCCTTGGTGGTCTATCCTGACAGGGTAAAAGAAAATATCAATATCCTCAAAGGCATGTTGGATAATACCGACAGGCTTAGGCCGCACGTAAAAACTCATAAAAGCGAAGAGGTAACTAAGCTGATGCTTGAAGCGGGCATTGGTAAGTTTAAATGTGCCACAATTGCAGAGGCCGAAATGCTGGGCATGTGCAATGCCCCCGATGTTTTACTTGCCTATCAACCAGTGGGACCAAAACTGAAACGCTTTGTAGCACTTATAAAGGAATACCCGGGAACAAAATTCTCCTGCCTGGCTGATAATTTAAATGCCGTGAGGGAAATATCCGAAGCAGCTACAAATTCAAACATTTCGATTGCGGTATATCTTGACTTAAACGTAGGGCAGAACCGCACGGGCATAAAACCCGGTAATGAAGCATTGCAGCTTTATATGGATTGCACTAAGTTAAGCGGAATAGAAATGAAGGGACTGCACGCCTATGACGGGCATATCCATGATGCAGACTTTAACACGCGTATGGTACAATGCAATGCAAGTTTTGAACCTGTACTTAAGGTACAGGCCGGGCTGCAAAAAAAAGGATATGCTAAACCCATAATTATTGCCGGTGGCTCGCCAACTTTTCCGATTCATGCCAAATGTACTGATGTAGAATGCAGCCCCGGTACTTTTGTATATTGGGACAAGGGGTACCAAACTGCTTTTAAGGAACAGCAATTTTTACCGGCTGCATTAGTTATTACCAGGGTAATATCGTTGCCCGACGAGACTACCCTCTGTTTGGATCTCGGTCACAAATCTATAGCTGCCGAGCGCGAACTGAAAAGTCGCGTTTATTTAATAAACGCTCCCGAATTGGAGGTGTTAAGCCAAAGTGAGGAGCATTTGGTGGTTCAGGTGGCTGCGCATCACAACTATAAAGTTGGGGATGTAATTTACGGCATGCCCTATCATATTTGCCCAACCGTTGCTCTGTATGAAAGAGCCATAACCATTGAGGATAACCAGGTAAGCGGCGAATGGAAAAATATCGCCCGCGACAGAAAAATAATTACATAAAAATAACCGTTCATTAAATTAATATAACACCATCAACCTACACTTATGTTTACCATTGATGCTCATTTAGACTTAAGCATGAACGCGCTTGAATGGAACCGGGACCTTCAAAAACCTGTTGCTGAAATTAATGAACGTGAAACCGGAATGACCGATAAGCCTGATCGTGCGAATGCTGTAGTGTCTCTGCCCGAATTGCGGAAGGGTAATATTGGCCTGGTAGTGGGCACGCAGATAGCCCGTTATGTTGCACCCGGTAATCCTTTACCGGGCTGGCATTCGCCCGAACAGGCATGGGCGCAAACCCAGGGACAAGTGGCCTGGTACAAAGCGATGGAAGATGCCGGTGAAATGGTTCAGGTAAATAATTTCGAAAGCCTTGAAAACCATATTGCGCTGTGGAAAAATGGCCAGCCCAATGAAGCTAAGCCCATAGGATATATTTTAAGCCTGGAGGGTGCGGACTCCATTGTAACCCTAAAACACCTGGAAAAAGCCTATGATTACGGACTTAGAGCTGTGGGCCCTGCACATTATGGTCCCGGCCGCTATGCGCAGGGAACAGATGCAACCGGCTTTATGGGACAGGCCGGGCATGAATTGTTAAAGGAGATGGACCGCCTGAATATAATTTTAGATGCCACCCATTTATGCGACGATAGTTTTTGGGAAGCACTGGATAATTTTAACGGGCATGTTTGGGCAAGCCACAACAATTGCCGTGCCCTGGTAAACCATAACAGGCAATATAGCGATGAACAGATCACAGAACTGGTAAAACGCGGTGCTGTAATTGGAGCGGCGCTAGATGCCTGGATGATGGTGCCGGGCTGGGTAAAAGGTAAATCATACCCCAAAGAAATGAATTGCGGATTGGAGGTGATGGTGGATCATATTGATCACATCTGCCAGCTTGCCGGTAACGCGTTGCATGTCGGGATCGGATCAGATCTTGACGGTGCATTTGGCCGCGAGCAGTGTCCGTATGACCTGGAAACTATTGCAGATCTTCAAAAAGTGCCGGATTTGTTGAGAAAGCGTGGCTACAGCGAAGCCGACGTAGAAAATATGATGCACGGCAATTGGCTCAGGTTTTTAAGGAACGCCTGGGTATAACATCAAATAATAGGTTTAATTATCCCATCAATATGAATGCAGAACAAGCGAGATTAAAAGACGCGTCATGGAAAAAATGGGGGCCGTATGTAAGCGACCGGCAGTGGGGTACGGTACGCGAGGATTATAGCGCCAATGGCGATGCCTGGAACTATATTACACATGATATGGCCCGCAGCAAAACCTATAGATGGGGAGAAGAGGGAATTGGGGGGATTTGTGATAATGAACAATTATTTTGCTTTGCTGTAGCTTTATGGAATAAAAAAGATCCGATTATTAAGGAACGCTATTTTGGGTTAAGTAATCCTGAAGGAAATCATGGCGAAGATGTGAAGGAGTTGTATTACTACCTTGATAATACACCAACCCATTCGTACCAAAAAATGCTTTACAAATATCCGCAACAGGAATACCCCTATAACCTGCTTGTGGATGAAAATAAGCGGAGAACCCGAAACGACCGTGAGTTTGAGTTGATTGATACAGGTGTGTTTGACCAGGATGCTTATTTTGATGTTTTTATTGAGTATGCCAAAAATACGCAGCAAGACCTGCTGATTAAAATAACTGTTCATAACAGGGGTAACGCTGATGCCGCTTTAAATGTACTGCCAACTATCTGGTTTCGAAATACATGGGCTTGGGGTTATGATGATTATCAGCCACAGCTTTCTGCCGATTCGCATGGCGTTATAGAGATCTACCATAAAAGCCTGGGGCAAATGTGGTTAAATGCAGAGGGGCCATCCGGTTTGCTATTTTGCAATAATGAAACCAATAACCAGGTATTATATAATACCGGCGATGATAAGCAGTTTCATAAGGACGGCATAAATGACCATCTTATTCATGGGGCCGACACCGTAAACCCTAAAAATATTGGTACAAAAGCAGCGGTAAATTTTGATATAAATGTTCCTGCAAAACAAAGTGTTACGCTGCGTTTAAGGTTATCGCAAAACGCAAGTAACGGGTTTGGTGATTTTGATAAGCTATTTGCTGCCAGGAAACAGGAAGCCGATGCTTTCTATGCGGACTTGAGTAAGGGTCAAACTGATATTGATAAAATGATGGTGCAGCGGCAGGCGCTTGCCGGAATGCTCTGGAACAAACAGTTTTACTACTACGATATCAATCACTGGCTGCACGGCGATCCGGCAGAACCCAAACCACCCGCCAGGCGCATAAATTCACGAAATAGCAAGTGGACCCATTTTAATACCAGGGATATTATTTCGATGCCCGACAAATGGGAATACCCATGGTTTGCGGCCTGGGATTTGGCTTTTCACTGTATTCCGCTTGCAAAAGTAGATATGGTGTTTGCGAAGAATCAGCTCAGTTTGCTTATAAAAGACTGGTACATGCATCCGAACGGCCAGCTGCCTGCTTACGAATGGGATTTTAACGATGCTAACCCGCCCGTGCATGCAATGGTTACCTGGAAAATATACCAGCAGGACAAAGCGGCAAACGATGGCAAGGGGGATGCGTTCTTTTTAGAGAGAATCTTCCACAAGTTGATGCTGAACTTTACGTGGTGGGTAAACAGGAAGGACGAATCAGGAAATAATATTTTTGAGGGAGGATTTTTAGGGCTGGATAATATTGGTGTTTTTGACAGGAATGCAACCCTGCCAATGGGCGAACACCTCGAGCAGGCTGACGGAACAAGCTGGATGGCGATATATTCATTAAACTTATTGCGTATTGCAGCCGAGCTTGCCGAAAGCAATAAAGCGTACAATGATATTGCCAGTAAGTTTTTTGAGCATTTTATATACATAGCGGGCGCTATTTCAAATATCGGCGATAATAACGAGGGTCTTTGGGACGATACGGATGGCTTTTTTTACGATCAGTTGCGCTTGCCCGATAACAATACGCAAAAAATGAAAATCCGGAGCATTGTTGGCTTAATACCCTTAATAGCTGCCGAACTGCTGGACGAGAACGACATCACCAACAACCCCATATTCAGCAACCGGATGAAGTGGTTTTCTGAAAACCGGCCTGATCTGGCATCGCTGGTTTCACGCTGGAACGAAACTAAAGCCCCCGGAAAGCACTTGGTGAGTTTACTGCGTGGCTATCGTATGAAATCGTTACTTAAATATTTATTGGATGAAAATGAGTTCTTAAGTAAATACGGTATCAGGTCGGTATCAAGGTATCATTTGGATCATCCTTACCAGGTTATGATAGATGGTATGGAATTCAGTATAAAATACACGCCTGCCGAAAGTGATAGCGGGCTGTTTGGGGGTAACAGTAACTGGCGTGGCCCTATCTGGGTGCCCATAAATTATTTGCTGATAGAGGCCCTTCACAAATTCTTCCTTTACTACGGCGATGATTTTAAAATAGAGTGCCCAACCAATTCGGGGAATTTTATGAACCTGCAACAGGTAGCAAATGAACTTTACAGCAGGGTATCGGGCTTGTTTTTAAGAAATGAAGAAGGGAAAAGACCTGTATTTGGCGATTGCAACAAAATGCAGCATGATCCTGAATTTAAAGATTATATTTTATTTCATGAATATTTTGATGGCGACACAGGCCGCGGACTCGGAGCTTCCCATCAAACCGGGTGGACGGGGTTAATAGCGGTTTGTATGTAGTGAATAAACCATTTTTTAAGAATGGTTAGTTGCCTCCTGTAAACTTTTTATTTTCCAAAACATCCTGGATATTTTGTGGCAAGGCTGCTAACAAATTATAACCGGTAGCTGCTTCTATACTTTTAACGGTGCAGGTATAGTTCATCCAGTTGTTCGAGAGGTTATTATCATTAGGGGTATCAATGGCTATCACCTGGGTGTTTTCATCAATCCGGCCTAAGTCATCATTCCCGT of Mucilaginibacter xinganensis contains these proteins:
- a CDS encoding RidA family protein, whose product is MNTADQNFAALGLNLPPAPKPLGVYKPCLIDGKYLYVSGHGTVQDDGSLIIGRIGEALSPEEGKLAARQVGLAILATITANLGTLNKVKRVIKVLGMVNCKPDFEKHPFIINGCSELFAKVWGDENGIGVRSAVGMGSLPDNIPVEIEALFELF
- a CDS encoding MGH1-like glycoside hydrolase domain-containing protein; this translates as MNAEQARLKDASWKKWGPYVSDRQWGTVREDYSANGDAWNYITHDMARSKTYRWGEEGIGGICDNEQLFCFAVALWNKKDPIIKERYFGLSNPEGNHGEDVKELYYYLDNTPTHSYQKMLYKYPQQEYPYNLLVDENKRRTRNDREFELIDTGVFDQDAYFDVFIEYAKNTQQDLLIKITVHNRGNADAALNVLPTIWFRNTWAWGYDDYQPQLSADSHGVIEIYHKSLGQMWLNAEGPSGLLFCNNETNNQVLYNTGDDKQFHKDGINDHLIHGADTVNPKNIGTKAAVNFDINVPAKQSVTLRLRLSQNASNGFGDFDKLFAARKQEADAFYADLSKGQTDIDKMMVQRQALAGMLWNKQFYYYDINHWLHGDPAEPKPPARRINSRNSKWTHFNTRDIISMPDKWEYPWFAAWDLAFHCIPLAKVDMVFAKNQLSLLIKDWYMHPNGQLPAYEWDFNDANPPVHAMVTWKIYQQDKAANDGKGDAFFLERIFHKLMLNFTWWVNRKDESGNNIFEGGFLGLDNIGVFDRNATLPMGEHLEQADGTSWMAIYSLNLLRIAAELAESNKAYNDIASKFFEHFIYIAGAISNIGDNNEGLWDDTDGFFYDQLRLPDNNTQKMKIRSIVGLIPLIAAELLDENDITNNPIFSNRMKWFSENRPDLASLVSRWNETKAPGKHLVSLLRGYRMKSLLKYLLDENEFLSKYGIRSVSRYHLDHPYQVMIDGMEFSIKYTPAESDSGLFGGNSNWRGPIWVPINYLLIEALHKFFLYYGDDFKIECPTNSGNFMNLQQVANELYSRVSGLFLRNEEGKRPVFGDCNKMQHDPEFKDYILFHEYFDGDTGRGLGASHQTGWTGLIAVCM
- a CDS encoding dipeptidase encodes the protein MFTIDAHLDLSMNALEWNRDLQKPVAEINERETGMTDKPDRANAVVSLPELRKGNIGLVVGTQIARYVAPGNPLPGWHSPEQAWAQTQGQVAWYKAMEDAGEMVQVNNFESLENHIALWKNGQPNEAKPIGYILSLEGADSIVTLKHLEKAYDYGLRAVGPAHYGPGRYAQGTDATGFMGQAGHELLKEMDRLNIILDATHLCDDSFWEALDNFNGHVWASHNNCRALVNHNRQYSDEQITELVKRGAVIGAALDAWMMVPGWVKGKSYPKEMNCGLEVMVDHIDHICQLAGNALHVGIGSDLDGAFGREQCPYDLETIADLQKVPDLLRKRGYSEADVENMMHGNWLRFLRNAWV
- a CDS encoding D-TA family PLP-dependent enzyme, whose translation is MNELDWYFIKDIENLDTPALVVYPDRVKENINILKGMLDNTDRLRPHVKTHKSEEVTKLMLEAGIGKFKCATIAEAEMLGMCNAPDVLLAYQPVGPKLKRFVALIKEYPGTKFSCLADNLNAVREISEAATNSNISIAVYLDLNVGQNRTGIKPGNEALQLYMDCTKLSGIEMKGLHAYDGHIHDADFNTRMVQCNASFEPVLKVQAGLQKKGYAKPIIIAGGSPTFPIHAKCTDVECSPGTFVYWDKGYQTAFKEQQFLPAALVITRVISLPDETTLCLDLGHKSIAAERELKSRVYLINAPELEVLSQSEEHLVVQVAAHHNYKVGDVIYGMPYHICPTVALYERAITIEDNQVSGEWKNIARDRKIIT
- a CDS encoding transporter family protein encodes the protein MKFTVRIILTITIFLLFIRSNTFAQGCVAIRSTGGICTMDEHPDSTNANGYWLFNSNSRYYKSFRHFVGKQEQFQRITLHNNVINKVYTQDLTLTRVLNNRWSLSVVLPVADNSRSQVNSGTRFSTHSFGIGDIHLAGYVWLFNPAKAKNWNVQAGLGIKFATGNYNYQDYFLNAATGVRTLGAVDQSIQLGDGGTGITAEINAYYNVTHRFGFYGNVYYLASPKDVNGVPRSVNPASATAIATTGDVLSVPDQFLIRFGASLVVNKFDFSLGVRDDCLPVKDLVGGNDGFRRPGYIIAAEPGVTYRIGKSVSLYGYAPIAIIRDRTQSVPDIRATQLTGTFTHGDAAFADYVVNVGITFKF